From the genome of Aspergillus oryzae RIB40 DNA, chromosome 4:
TGGTGAACTGGAGCAGACCTTCGACCTGGAAGTCACAATTCGAGCATCCCTTGAAATCGAGTACACTATTCAAGTAGTACGTCGTATCGGCCGGGATTATGATTATACCTCCGTCACCGCATGATGTGATTGCCTCCTGGATTGCCGGAACGTCATCGGTTGAGGAGCTTCCACCAGCAGTGGGTGTGCAAGCAGCACGAGGCTTGATAGTCCTATCGGGGGATGTTTCGCTTCTCGATGGGGCAGCTCTGCTGAGGCCAACTAGCGACAGCAGGAAAATGCTATTGAGGCTGATCATTTTCGCACTGATCACACAAGGCTCACAGATGCTTATTTCCAGTTTGCACCACTGAAGAATCCCGTCGAGCAATGCCAAATATATAGTTCAAGGACGCAAAATTCATCGCCTTCAATTACAATAACGTCTCACCATTGCGCCGGTCCTGTGAATCACATGTACCATGTCGAACACGAAGCATGTCCAGGACTCCGGGTAGGGCGGCCTGTTTGACGGAGAAACTACTTGTTCGTAGAGATTGTCCGTGACATCCGGGGAATGCCTGAAGCTTGTTTTGTTTAAATTGCCCTAGAGTCTCCAACCGATATTAGGGGAATTGATCGTCGTCCGGGGAAGATTACATTGGGCGGGAATAGTCCGGCTAAATGAGCACCCGCTTTTAACCTGTGGGGACTCCGCGAACTCCGGGACTTGTACTTTGCCGATTGATGGAAGaattctggaatatctgaTCATATCTGAATACGATTTAGAGCCCATGATAGGCATGTGAGACAATGTCTCAGGTTGTGTCCCGAACACGTCGTGCAGGGTTTATAATCATGCCCATGAACATCATTACCAGTTGGGTACAGCATTGCTTATATCCCGATCTACCTATCTCCTTTGTACGCTGACCTAACATGCACGGTTCCCTCCTGAAACTTGCTCTATTGAGCTTCAGTCTCGGTAGTTCTGCAGCTGTCCTACCCAGGGACACAGGTCGAACCAGTGCGCCATCTGGATGTTCTACGGTAGGCACGTCTGGCGATTATTCAACCATCGGCGATGCTCTCACTGCTCTAGGCTCATCGACGGCGGACGCATGTATTTACATTGCCGCTGGCACGTACGAGGAGCAGCTGGTTATTAACTATGCGGGTCACTTGACATTATACGGAGAGACAACAGATACACAAACCTATAAGCAGAATACCGTCACCATCACTCATACCATATCATCTCCGGAGGCAGGTTCCCTCGATAACAGTGCCACTGTCAATATCAAGTCGGACTTGGTTTCGGTGTACAATATCAATATAGCGAATGGATATGGGTCAGGCGCGCAGGCCGTTGCGTAAGCGTTTACTCTTTTCCACTGTCCGTAGGAGAAGCCATAGAGAGATCTAACGCGCAGCTGTTACCGATATTAGCCTCGTCGCAAATGCCGACCAACTTGGCTTTTATGCATGCCAATTCACAGGGTATCAGGATACTTTGTATGCCAAAGCCGGCCATCAGTACTATATCAATTCTCGGATTGAAGGTGCGTTTTTCGTGGTCATTTTTCATTTAACCAGATCTAGACTGGAGTTAATATCATACCAGGAGCTGTCGATTATATCTTTGGCGACGCATCTGCCTGGTTTGAAAATTGCGATATAGTCTCGAATGGTGCTGGTTACATCACCGCCATGTCGCGTGAAACCACTTCGGACACTGCTTGGTATGCCATTGACCACTGCAACATCAAGGCAGCGTCGGGAGTGGATCTGACTGGCGATGTATACCTGGGCCGACCCTGGCGCGTCCTCGCCCGCGTGATCTATCAGTACTCAGTCCTACCCGACATTATTAACGCCAAAGGTTGGCATTCTATGGCGGATGGTGCGACGCCTCTCTATTATGAGTTCAACAATACTGGTGCTGGATCCGACACATCGGACCGAGAGTATCTAAGTACCATTGATGCTCCTGTGACCAAGGAAACAGTTTTAGGAGACGACTATAAAAATTGGGTCGATTTAAGCTATTAGTCCGATAAACTATAGTCAGTTCGAGAGATAAAATGTGGACGTAGCTCTAGCAGCAGAATTTTGTTTACAGTAGACCCTAGTATTCTCCTCTTATAAAATGTAGTCATGAACTCTAGCTGAGTCGGCTCGGAGATATATTTTCATGAGATGTGATGCACTGAGTAATACCACAGCCTTTTCCCCCTGATTGATTGCTTTTACGTCGAGCGATTTGGGCAGGTACCggcttttgttttttttgcTGCAAAGTCAAAAATGTGTATTAGATTCGCGGTTTCGCCTGGAGTCGCTCCTTGATCTCGGGAATGAAAAGTGAATGAGTTGATGGTTTGCTGCCTCGACACCTCAGGCATGGAGGCATGACTCCTCTGTTTATACGGAACGCCCATTGGCCATCTTGCTTCAAGAGTGGAGCATGGTGCGTCTTGGCTGCCGAGAGAGGGATAGTGATGGCCACGGTTGACTCTTGCCGGCCCTAAATCTTCACTCCTACAACCTCTAACGGCACACTCCCCTTGGCATGAATCACCTCGGGCGATGGACGGGTCTTCCTCGACTTACGCCACAGAATCATGCTGGACTTGTCGTCGCCGTCGCAGAAGATGCGATCGCTTGCTGCCAGTATGTCAGAAGTGTGAGATAATGCAAGATCAATGCCTCGGGTACGCCAAGGAACGACCCCTCCGGTGGACGAATAGCGTCGCCAGTCGCGGCAAATGGATGGGGAAGACCGTGCCAAGCGTCGGATCACCAATGTCAATCGGTCGGTTACTAATTGACCCTGGTTTGCAAGATCTAACGCGGCCAATGCGAGAGTATATCGCATATTGTACGTAGATTCACCCAACGTGGCAAGGGAACATACTGATAGTGGTGTGTAGTCGAGCGAAATTGCAGTCCAGAGTGTGTGATATATGACCTAGGGCCCAATAATCCATTCAAAGAATTTATGAGCCTGATCCCATCCAGTCGGGGCCTTTGTCATATCATGGTTTCCATTGCAGCGCTACACCAGGCGCAGCGGGAGTTGAGTAATAGCCGATTAATTGGCAACGAGCAGTTTCTTGGAGAACTGGACACCGTGGAAGGGGCAAGAAACTCACCCCGATTCTACGAATATCTCTATCACAAACAGCAGGCTCTTTATCTGTTGAGAACTAGGTACCACGAGGCACCGTATCAAGACTCGTACGGGGTTATTGCTTCAGTCTTCCTGTTCATTTGGCTGGCGTGTTTAGAAAGCGGGAGAAATACCTGGGCATATCATCTCAATGGATTAAAAGAGATTATGCAGGCCCAGATCCTGTCCATGGACCTAGCGCAGTCGACAAGCTTAACGGCGGCATTTTCCCGATTTTATGAATATTTCGACACGAGCTATGCCATGTTAGTACAAACCATCTTCCCCTTTCAACCAGTGTATGCCTAACATCTCAGCTTCGAAATTCTTGGGTCAACATTGGTGAAATCCAAACAGCAATATCAACCTCTCTTCACTTCAATACCAATCATTGAAATCCTTAAACGCTCCGAATCCCTAACATGGACGGGTTGTCCGGCAGACCTCCTTTACATACTGTCATCCGTCAACTCCGCCTGTTCAGGCCCTGTCCCCCCAGACCCGAACGTTATAGCCCACCTGTTCTCTCAGGTCGAGACCTTCTCGCCTCAAAAATGGGCTTTTGCAACTTCTAATGTGTCTCACCTGACCGTCCGATATCATGTAGCATGCATATACAAAGCCGCCGCATTGATCTACATGTCGCAAGCCTTTTCCCACAAATCCCAGCAGCATTACTTAGCCAAATGGCACATACTCGGCTCACTTGATTCCATCATCGCACATTTCACATCGGTCGGCCCCGGGAACATTCATTTCAAAGGGCTGTTATGGCCGGCGTTCATCATTGGTGCTGAGGCACGAACTGAGCACCAGAGATCAGCGATTATGGAGGTGTTGGACCATTTGTGGAGGCTTTGGCGCGCTCAGAATGTAGTATACGCGTTGGAAATTCTTAAGAAGATATGGGAAGGACAGGCCACCCCTGAGGGAGCATCACAGCCCTGGATTGCATATTTGTATGAACAAGGGGAAAATTGGATTTTTGTCTAGTGCTAGGTCGAGGACTTCATATGGCAACTGCCCAGTTTTCTGGTCTTTGGGATGTTTCATGTCCTGCCAGTGTAGCTTATCATCTCATGTACATATTATTTAGGTCATATACCCTGGAAATACACTAGTCCTCACAGCTGGGATATGGTCTGTCGGTGTTATAGTTACCCGTAGTATTTTTGATCGGGTTTTCTGAAATGTCAAGTACTAATCTTTTCCCACCGCGTCTGAGGACATGGGGGGATTTCCCAGGGGAATATCATGGGTATAATAGATGGATTATTCTGCACACCATGGAATTTGAGAGTGCAAGAACAAGCATAATCTACTCAGCGTGGGAATATGCTACTGGGACATGGTTACTATTTGGCAATACTTCACGGCTCTAGGTTTAGCTTCGAAATTTGGCGAATGTGCCGATTTATATCTCCTTTCAGGAGTGGCTCACCTTAGATTGCTGTTCGCAAGTTCTCCTCGCTTGTCTTGCAGGATATGTGGGTGCAAAATAAGCTCGGGAAAATAGGAAGATAACCGTGGTTTGAAACAACTTAGTATATTGCGTAGAACCAAATTAATAAATCATGATTTCATCCCTTACAAGGGTAAAGACTAGATTAAGCACGATATTCAGACGTAAAGACATAATTTATCAGGCGTCTGGGCATATAAACCCCACCAATGGATCCTATTGTACTGCCCTCTCCCAGATGccatccacatcctcatccgGGCTCATATTATCGACAATGCCCAGTGCCGTGGTCGGCTTCTTGTAACCCAGCAGTTCCAGCATCTTGGGACTCATTTCGCGAACTTTGCTTCTTGGAATAGCGAGAAATTGGTTCTCCTCGGTGCGGAGATGGCCACGAATAAAGAATAAGCTGTGCATCGTTCGGACAGAATCAGGCACAGAATTATGCCCGCCGCCATGGAAGGCCGAAGCGAGAAAGATCAAAGCCGAGCCGGGCGACATTTCTGTTCAGTTAACATGCGCCTCTTATTGTATCGTGTCTCACGCAGATAGGGATTACATACCTGCAAAGCAAACCTCATCGGCCCGAGCCCACCGGTCATCATCCCATTTATGACTTCCCGGGACGAACATTGTTCCCCCGTTCTCCCTCGTCACCTCACACCCGGCGATTAAACACCCAAACTGGCTCGCCTGCTTGAAGCTCCATGGGACAAATGGATTCCGCGTGTGGCGGATATTGTGAACGTTATCGTCACGGTGCAGGAGCTGCCTCGGGGCTCCGTAGCCGATGTTCATCGATACGCTGAGACTCAGCAACGGGTCAAGCGTATTGGGCTCGGCGTTGCCCTCGCGGTATAGAACAAAGTCATCACGGAGGATTTGCTGTCGCAATTGTTCGAGAACAGGGTGTTCGCAGATTTGCGCGATCGTTTTGGATTTCCCAACTAGCCCTGGGATAAGTGTTGTCTGTGGAGGAATCGTGGTAAATGCATCGCCATCAACAGTTGGGTTGAGGTGACGCCGGTGCTTTTGGTTCCAGGGTTTGAGGTCCTGTTCGATCGCGGATAATTCGTCCTTCGAAACAAGATCTGTGAGGATTACACCGCCGTCCCGTTCGAGGATTGCGAGAATGTATTCAATCGGGGTTGTGGAAGGGACCTTTTCTATGGATGCTGTGGGTTGGTATGAGGGATCGATTGGGGCTGGTACTGGGAGTGGAAGCCGAGTCATGGTTATTTTGCGATTTCGATGCGATGGTCAGTAGTAattgttcttttctcgtttCAGCCTTGATAGCTTGTCAAAGATAGACAAATATCGTTCTTAAGCAGATTGGATCCCCGCATTGAACAGAGTCGACTGCGGGGGATATGATATGTGGTGCTCTCATTTTTTATACCGCTTTGGGAATTTCCGAGGCTCGCCATTCTCGGCGTACGCCATCAGTCGATAAAATCTATAATGACCCCCAGCATTGTGCAGCTGTCAGTACTTCCGATAGGCTACCTATGTTATATAGGATAGTAGATTGCTTCATGCTTTTGTGAGACCGCTCTTCCCAGGTTATATATAACCACTTGAGCCGGACCGGTACCGACATCCATTGCTACAACAATTCCAAAGATACTAGAAAAACCATAAAAACGGAATATTAGTTGGCACTGATTGAAACGTAACATAATGAAGACATCGAACTACCTATATAGCACGGTCAGTACACGGAGGTCTTGCTATCCCGGCATGAGCAAGTCTTTTATATACGGACACAAAGGGACAACATTAGTCCTGCAGGCGGTTCAACCTCTTGCGTAATGTTTAGAATTTTTATAAGTCGCGTATCAAACCCTACGCGCTGTTCCTCGCGTATTTTAGCTTCGTTTATGTCGATGCCTAGGCCCTATACAAGATTTAATAAGctaatttaataaaaaataataaaataaaaatagacGGACGGACGGCAGAAGATACAGGCGGTGTGGGTCGTGAAGACACCGGTAGTTTCAACTTGCTAGTAGAGAGTGAGTTAGTCTCCTGCAAGTTTCGCGTCTTGGGCCCCGAATGAGGGAAAGTACCATGCAGATTGCTCCCAGCAGCTTCAGTGCGGATGAAATCGCCCCCATATATAGCCCTCCACGCGTCTTGGCGCCTTTATAAGGTCGAAAGACTCACGATCGGCTCACACAATTGCGTTTCATTTCAGATCTTAGGGAATCTATAAGGCAAACAGCTTGATCAGTCAGCTATGGTGGGTATCCCAGGTCGATCCAAGGGATGTAAGACATGCAGGCGGCGGAAGATCGGGGTATGTTAGATACCTAGTAGTAGAATGAAGTCGACATGGGATATGCTAAGCTTTGCATAGTGCGACCTGCAAGAACCACAATGCGGACAATGCAAGAAAAGCGGCCGTCACTGTGAGGGCTTCGACAAGGATATTGCCTTCATCCACCGGACGCCTCAGGGACTGCTTCgcaaaggccaagaacagTGCCAAGGGCCTGCTCCTTGGGAGACTTCATGCGGGGCGAACTCTACGTCGACGAAGCAAATACCCCCACAGATCAACAACGCGGCGATCTATGTTGATGGCATGCTCCATACATTCCTAGTCGCTTTTCTACCCTCTTCACCGATTCTACCTCTCAGCCATCACTCCAACATCACCGTGCCCCCTGCACCATGGATGCGGATCGCCATTGCTCTCCCTAGGCGCGGccctcttctctccaccgcccTGCAGGCTCTGTGTATGACCAAAATTGCGCGAGCCCACGGCGACCAGGCATTACTGATGCAAGGCATGGCCGCACATACACAGGCTCTGCGAGCGTTGCAAAATGCGATCAATGACAGAAATACAGCACTGACGGATGAAACGCTGGCCGCGATACGGGTTTTAGGGACGTATGAGCTGCATGAGGGCACGATGGGAAGTGTCGTCGGCTGGACGAGTCATGAGGAAGGGGTCGACCAGTTGGTGCAGTTGAGAGGATTCAACTCCAGTCAGTATGAGAGCGAGTTGGGCCAGGCACTGTTTGGGGAAGTTAGGAGGAGCGCGGTGAGTGAGCTCATATTTGTTTCCGTCCTTACGCCGCGTTGCCAAATATCATGCCGGCAGTTGATACTGACAAGGACTGTAGATGATCCGAGGTCTTCAATTCTTCAAAGGTTCCTTCTTTAGCGAAACGCGCTGGTGCATCGAGCCCTGGGGGACCAAGCCAAAAGACTACGTCCAGCAACTCTACGATATTGGGCTGCTTCTTCCACCcatccttgaagagctccACACAATCCAAAGCCTGCCCAACGCCCCGCGCCGGGCACAGATCTGGCAAAGGTGCCAGCACCTAGAGGATCGCTTCAGTGCCTGGCATGCCCGCCTCCTAACCCTTTTCCCTACCCCCCCATACTGGGAAGAGCCGGCTGAGCTGATGGACCGCTCCAGCGACATCCGGCCAGGCCCGTTTGAGGCTTCGTTTGActtcctcaacatccacGTCGCCGACAGCCTGGATTTCTTCTGGGCCTTGCGCATCCTCTTGCACACCGTCCTGCGTCGCCTCTCAGGTGCGCCCGAACAAAGCGATGCGATCATTGGGGCCTGTGCTTGCAATATCGCCAGGTCGGTCCCGTATTTCACACAGCCGAAGTGTGGGTTTTTGGGCGTGCAGTGGTTGATCTTTCCGTTAAAGACGGCCTTCTCGGCATTTCGGCAAATGGGATGGGAGATTGAATGGGAGTGGAGTAGGGGAGTACTAGTAGCCATGAAGAATAGGGGAATCTCTTATGGAGGCGATATTGTGGACGCTCAGTGGGGGGAGCGGGTTCGATGATGCGGATTGCACATTTACCATTTTTTAGAGTTGATATCATTTAGCGTACATTATCGTTGGAGGAGTTCTGACTTAGATGTATGTCAATCGGTTAGGACTGGATGTTGAGATGCCCTGCTTGTCTATATTAGGTTAAATTATCTTACAATACGAAGTATATATTTTGCTAACAGCCTAAGCAGATCAGTGTCATTGAACATCCACTCGACTATTCCAGATGCAAACCATCCTTGGTCAGCTTGGCTCGTATGCTCGCCCCTACTATTTGTGTATTCTATCTCTATTACTACGCTAATTAAGGGCTTTCTTTGGTAACTAAAAGTAGTCATAACCGTATCGATTGCATCGTTACTTTACCACAGCAGCCATGTTGGAGCCATAAAATATACACAATTGACCGGGGATGTATGGctatcttctcctttctcgctGGCGTATCTGAACATAGAAACTGGTCCTAGATGTCTCACAGAACATCTTTCGAAAACAGCATCCTACACAGCGTTTGTCCATCGGCCCTCAGGCCAGGAccgtttcttttcccgcAGCGCAGACTTCACCCAGTAAGTAGTGATGACCGCCCAGACACCAGCCCAAATCCATGGAATTACCCAGCCTACCAaccagaaacagaaaacGTCAGTtcagtcatcttcttcatattaAAATAAGGAACTCACCCAGTCCAAAAGCAAAGGTCTGGTCGCGAACCGTAGAAATCACAGCGATCAAAAGAACGCCCATCAGACATCCACCGAGTCCCCAGGACCAATTCAAAGCTTCAATGAGGCGTTGAAACCGCACGCTGGCTGCATATCTTGTCAACAGGGCTGCCCGATAGGCCTTGTCCCTGGCCCCATCTACCGCAACGACATCCTCGATGATCACCAGGATGCCTGGACGAAAGACTTCACCGGCGGGAAGGGAGGAGACTTTGAACGGTTGTCGTACGCCAAGCTTTGCCAGGATGCCGGCAATGACTAGGGTGAAGCCAACTTGTACGAGGAGAATAGACAGAGGCAAAGAATTCATTCGTACACTCGGAGGATCTTCGACCATGCCAATCACGATAGTGATTGTGACGAGTACAAAACCCAGAAGATAGTTCCAGTGGAAGAAGTCAAACTAtatgatggaaagaagaaattgGAAATTGGTGTTAGCAGATCTTTCCTCTATTTTTGCATTggtggggaaaagagagcaaatgaagaaaagaaagagaaaacataCGTTCCATCGACTTTCTGATTTAAGCGGTCGGCAATTCCATGTCGGTTTAAATAGTCGCCATGTTCGCATGCCCAGCGAAAATAAGGTCGTCGTTCCAAGAATGGCGCTGGCTACACTCAGGGCTGCATTTCAGACGGCTAATTGTCAGCCCATCCGACATAGACAAGAG
Proteins encoded in this window:
- the pmeA gene encoding putative pectin methylesterase (predicted protein) is translated as MHGSLLKLALLSFSLGSSAAVLPRDTGRTSAPSGCSTVGTSGDYSTIGDALTALGSSTADACIYIAAGTYEEQLVINYAGHLTLYGETTDTQTYKQNTVTITHTISSPEAGSLDNSATVNIKSDLVSVYNINIANGYGSGAQAVALVANADQLGFYACQFTGYQDTLYAKAGHQYYINSRIEGAVDYIFGDASAWFENCDIVSNGAGYITAMSRETTSDTAWYAIDHCNIKAASGVDLTGDVYLGRPWRVLARVIYQYSVLPDIINAKGWHSMADGATPLYYEFNNTGAGSDTSDREYLSTIDAPVTKETVLGDDYKNWVDLSY
- a CDS encoding uncharacterized protein (predicted protein) is translated as MVSIAALHQAQRELSNSRLIGNEQFLGELDTVEGARNSPRFYEYLYHKQQALYLLRTRYHEAPYQDSYGVIASVFLFIWLACLESGRNTWAYHLNGLKEIMQAQILSMDLAQSTSLTAAFSRFYEYFDTSYAMLVQTIFPFQPVYA
- a CDS encoding uncharacterized protein (predicted protein), translating into MTRLPLPVPAPIDPSYQPTASIEKVPSTTPIEYILAILERDGGVILTDLVSKDELSAIEQDLKPWNQKHRRHLNPTVDGDAFTTIPPQTTLIPGLVGKSKTIAQICEHPVLEQLRQQILRDDFVLYREGNAEPNTLDPLLSLSVSMNIGYGAPRQLLHRDDNVHNIRHTRNPFVPWSFKQASQFGCLIAGCEVTRENGGTMFVPGSHKWDDDRWARADEVCFAGM
- a CDS encoding Zn(II)2Cys6 transcription factor (predicted protein), with the protein product MVGIPGRSKGCKTCRRRKIGCDLQEPQCGQCKKSGRHCEGFDKDIAFIHRTPQGLLRKGQEQCQGPAPWETSCGANSTSTKQIPPQINNAAIYVDGMLHTFLVAFLPSSPILPLSHHSNITVPPAPWMRIAIALPRRGPLLSTALQALCMTKIARAHGDQALLMQGMAAHTQALRALQNAINDRNTALTDETLAAIRVLGTYELHEGTMGSVVGWTSHEEGVDQLVQLRGFNSSQYESELGQALFGEVRRSAMIRGLQFFKGSFFSETRWCIEPWGTKPKDYVQQLYDIGLLLPPILEELHTIQSLPNAPRRAQIWQRCQHLEDRFSAWHARLLTLFPTPPYWEEPAELMDRSSDIRPGPFEASFDFLNIHVADSLDFFWALRILLHTVLRRLSGAPEQSDAIIGACACNIARSVPYFTQPKCGFLGVQWLIFPLKTAFSAFRQMGWEIEWEWSRGVLVAMKNRGISYGGDIVDAQWGERVR
- a CDS encoding uncharacterized protein (predicted protein) — protein: MSDGLTISPLSVASAILGTTTLFSLGMRTWRLFKPTWNCRPLKSESRWNFDFFHWNYLLGFVLVTITIVIGMVEDPPSVRMNSLPLSILLVQVGFTLVIAGILAKLGVRQPFKVSSLPAGEVFRPGILVIIEDVVAVDGARDKAYRAALLTRYAASVRFQRLIEALNWSWGLGGCLMGVLLIAVISTVRDQTFAFGLGWVIPWIWAGVWAVITTYWVKSALREKKRSWPEGRWTNAV